The Vibrio tubiashii ATCC 19109 genome has a segment encoding these proteins:
- the fliG gene encoding flagellar motor switch protein FliG, producing MPNEIVPQEEGGEVVENTVDISTIPGEERAAILLLSLNEEDAAGIIRHLEPKQVQRVGSAMARAADLSQEKVGAVHRAFLEDIQKYTNIGMGSEDFMRNALVAALGEDKANNLVDQILLGTGSKGLDSLKWMDPRQVASIIINEHPQIQTIVLSYLEPDQSAEILNQFAERDRLDLMMRIANLEEVQPSALAELNEIMEKQFAGQAGAQAAKIGGLKAAAEIMNYMDNNVEGILMEQIRDQDEDMATQIQDLMFVFENLIEVDDQGIQKLLRDVPQDALQRALKGADDSLREKIFKNMSKRAAEMMRDDLEAMPPIKVSDVEAAQKEVLAIARRMADSGEIMLGGGADEFL from the coding sequence ATGCCTAACGAAATAGTTCCACAGGAAGAGGGCGGTGAGGTAGTAGAAAACACCGTGGATATATCAACCATCCCGGGCGAAGAGCGCGCGGCGATTCTTTTACTCAGTCTCAATGAGGAAGACGCTGCGGGTATCATCCGTCATTTAGAACCTAAACAAGTTCAACGAGTGGGTAGCGCAATGGCACGTGCTGCTGACTTAAGTCAAGAAAAGGTCGGTGCTGTTCACCGTGCCTTCTTAGAAGACATTCAGAAATACACCAACATTGGTATGGGCAGCGAAGACTTTATGCGTAATGCACTTGTCGCTGCTCTGGGTGAAGATAAAGCCAACAACCTAGTAGACCAAATTCTATTGGGTACCGGATCGAAAGGTCTAGACTCGCTGAAATGGATGGACCCACGTCAGGTGGCGAGCATCATCATCAACGAGCACCCACAGATTCAAACCATTGTACTCTCTTATCTAGAACCTGATCAGTCCGCAGAGATCCTTAACCAGTTCGCTGAGCGAGATCGCTTAGACTTGATGATGCGTATTGCTAACCTCGAAGAAGTCCAACCTTCGGCGCTGGCTGAGTTGAATGAAATCATGGAGAAACAGTTCGCAGGTCAAGCAGGTGCGCAAGCAGCCAAGATTGGCGGCCTGAAGGCTGCAGCCGAGATCATGAACTACATGGACAACAATGTCGAAGGTATCTTGATGGAGCAAATTCGCGATCAAGACGAAGACATGGCGACGCAGATTCAAGATCTTATGTTCGTATTCGAGAACCTTATCGAAGTGGACGACCAAGGTATTCAGAAATTGCTGCGTGACGTGCCGCAAGATGCACTACAGCGTGCATTGAAAGGTGCCGATGATTCACTACGTGAGAAGATCTTCAAGAACATGTCTAAGCGTGCCGCTGAGATGATGCGTGATGACCTAGAGGCTATGCCTCCAATCAAGGTCTCTGACGTAGAAGCAGCACAGAAAGAAGTACTGGCAATTGCACGACGCATGGCTGACTCCGGCGAAATTATGCTGGGCGGTGGTGCAGACGAGTTCCTATAA
- the fliH gene encoding flagellar assembly protein FliH — translation MSLERKRGFLRLDNDEQVEKPERWGMPDYTSQTHKQAKETAMNYDPSWMPIAEPVAEEAPKELTEEEIELIKQQAYQEGLHQGQEAGFKQGYEKGKEQGTQEGHQEGLEAGKIEGVAAGQEFIQQQVQTFVNLANQFAQPLELMNAQVEKQLVDMVLTLAKEVVHVEVQTNPQVILDTIKQSVESLPISGHAITLKLHPDDVEIIRSSYGSEELEFRNWTLMAEPALNRGDVQIEAGESSVNYRMEDRIRSVIQSFCGVNRHQGGE, via the coding sequence ATGTCTTTGGAGAGGAAACGCGGTTTTTTACGCCTAGATAACGATGAGCAGGTCGAAAAGCCTGAGCGATGGGGTATGCCTGATTACACCTCGCAGACTCATAAGCAGGCTAAAGAAACGGCGATGAACTACGATCCGAGTTGGATGCCTATCGCTGAACCTGTTGCAGAAGAAGCGCCGAAAGAGCTCACCGAAGAAGAGATCGAACTGATTAAGCAGCAGGCTTATCAGGAAGGACTTCATCAAGGGCAAGAGGCAGGCTTTAAGCAAGGGTACGAAAAAGGCAAAGAGCAGGGGACGCAAGAAGGCCATCAAGAAGGTCTTGAAGCGGGTAAGATAGAAGGCGTTGCGGCAGGACAAGAGTTTATTCAACAACAGGTTCAAACGTTTGTGAACCTTGCAAACCAATTTGCTCAACCGCTTGAATTAATGAATGCTCAAGTGGAGAAACAGCTTGTCGACATGGTACTGACTTTAGCGAAAGAAGTGGTCCATGTTGAGGTACAAACCAATCCTCAAGTAATCCTTGATACCATCAAACAATCGGTAGAATCGCTACCAATCTCAGGCCACGCGATTACTCTAAAATTACACCCTGACGATGTTGAAATCATTCGCTCTTCATACGGTTCTGAAGAACTTGAGTTCCGCAATTGGACACTGATGGCAGAGCCTGCGTTAAATCGTGGTGATGTTCAGATCGAGGCGGGTGAGTCGAGTGTTAACTATCGTATGGAAGATCGTATCCGTAGCGTTATTCAAAGCTTTTGTGGAGTGAATCGCCACCAAGGTGGTGAGTAG
- the fliI gene encoding flagellar protein export ATPase FliI has product MLALADRLSQYKTQGLTCRPVAAGKLVRVVGLTLEATGCRAPIGSLCKVETMHGEMEAEVVGFSGESLYLMPSEQITGVLPGAKVTPLTSESGLPVGMELLGRVIDGVGNPLDGLGPIYTEKRASFNAEPINPLARKPISEPLDVGIKAINGLLTVGKGQRIGLFAGSGVGKSVTLGMMTRGTTAQVVVVGLIGERGREVKEFIEEILGVDGRQRSVVVAAPADSSPLMRLKGCQTALTIAEYFRDQGLDVLLLMDSLTRFAQAQREIALSVGEPPATKGYPPSVFAKLPALVERAGNGSPEQGSITAFFTVLTEGDDLQDPIADASRAILDGHVVLSREMADAGHYPAIDVEKSVSRVMPQITSEEHVLMSKAVRQVLSVCRKNQDLVSIGAYKPGTDPAIDGAFTLKPKLDGYLQQTMKETVPYDMCLNMLRGLLQGE; this is encoded by the coding sequence GTGCTAGCCCTCGCCGATCGCCTTTCGCAATACAAAACTCAAGGTCTTACATGTAGACCTGTCGCAGCGGGCAAGTTAGTACGAGTGGTCGGGCTAACTCTCGAAGCTACAGGATGCCGAGCGCCAATCGGCAGTTTATGTAAAGTCGAAACCATGCATGGGGAAATGGAAGCAGAAGTTGTCGGCTTTTCTGGCGAAAGCTTATACCTAATGCCTAGTGAGCAAATTACTGGCGTGCTTCCCGGCGCAAAAGTCACCCCACTAACCAGTGAGTCCGGCTTACCAGTTGGGATGGAACTGCTTGGACGAGTCATTGATGGTGTGGGTAACCCACTCGATGGTTTGGGGCCAATCTATACCGAAAAACGAGCCTCTTTTAACGCAGAACCTATTAACCCGCTTGCCCGTAAACCAATTTCTGAACCTCTCGATGTCGGCATTAAAGCCATTAATGGTCTGTTAACCGTGGGCAAAGGTCAGCGTATCGGTCTATTTGCCGGTTCTGGTGTGGGTAAATCGGTCACCTTAGGCATGATGACCCGAGGAACGACAGCGCAGGTTGTTGTCGTAGGTTTGATCGGTGAACGTGGCCGTGAGGTGAAAGAATTTATCGAAGAGATTTTGGGTGTTGATGGCCGCCAGCGATCTGTGGTTGTTGCCGCGCCCGCTGACTCTTCGCCACTAATGCGATTAAAAGGATGCCAAACCGCACTGACCATCGCTGAATATTTCCGCGATCAAGGGCTAGATGTCTTACTCTTGATGGACTCTCTGACTCGTTTTGCTCAAGCTCAGCGTGAGATTGCCCTTTCTGTGGGTGAACCTCCGGCGACTAAAGGTTATCCACCTTCCGTATTTGCTAAGCTACCCGCACTGGTTGAGCGTGCTGGTAACGGGAGCCCAGAGCAAGGCTCTATCACCGCTTTCTTTACCGTACTTACCGAAGGTGATGACTTACAGGACCCGATTGCCGATGCGTCACGCGCTATTCTTGATGGTCACGTGGTTCTGTCTCGTGAAATGGCAGATGCAGGTCATTATCCAGCGATTGATGTTGAGAAGTCTGTCAGTCGTGTTATGCCTCAGATTACCTCTGAAGAGCATGTGTTGATGTCAAAAGCGGTACGACAGGTTCTCTCTGTGTGCCGCAAAAACCAAGATCTTGTCTCTATCGGGGCTTATAAACCGGGTACTGATCCTGCAATAGATGGCGCGTTTACACTTAAACCTAAGTTGGACGGATACTTGCAGCAGACAATGAAAGAGACGGTGCCTTACGACATGTGTCTCAATATGCTGCGTGGGCTGTTACAAGGCGAGTAA
- the fliJ gene encoding flagellar export protein FliJ, whose amino-acid sequence MDNALEFLLEQAKERENQAVLALGQARTELEGYYQQLEQIEKYRLDYCQQLVDRGQQGLTASQYSHLNRFLTTLDETLAKQKQAESHFKGQVEGCEQNWLESRKQRRSYEWMIEKKQAEKERQQNIREQKQMDEFATLQFSRRSLN is encoded by the coding sequence ATGGATAACGCACTAGAGTTTCTTTTAGAACAGGCTAAAGAGCGAGAAAACCAAGCGGTTTTAGCGCTAGGCCAAGCTCGTACTGAACTCGAAGGGTATTATCAGCAGCTTGAGCAAATTGAAAAATACCGTCTTGATTACTGCCAGCAGCTTGTCGACCGTGGTCAACAAGGCCTGACTGCTAGCCAATATTCCCACCTTAATCGCTTTTTAACCACGCTCGATGAAACTTTGGCTAAGCAGAAACAAGCCGAATCTCACTTTAAAGGTCAGGTAGAAGGGTGCGAGCAGAATTGGTTAGAGAGTCGTAAACAAAGACGCTCCTATGAGTGGATGATAGAGAAGAAACAAGCGGAAAAAGAGCGTCAGCAAAACATTCGAGAACAAAAACAGATGGATGAATTTGCGACCCTTCAGTTTTCTCGTCGAAGTTTGAATTAG
- a CDS encoding flagellar hook-length control protein FliK, whose amino-acid sequence MNINLSSVSESPKVTKATTEGGDATSESSESGGFFSKLAALIKGEGESEGKVDKSQTKASAEGEEVSVDGDSETKSVKVAATESQSTDELLESEETPSAKSEKVASQGEESESAKPTVSDKQVVQANSQSAEKIVSDNDEVLQRLDHSNKALQPKDGKALPQDNSEQQVVADKSAQGGEEAAAVGATKLTSDMDDTDTQQANSKQKSVNTESEVTQAAKSQQQETVVVKSAEGEEVVVPASAERFVQQPSEQKNDELTEQQSSPEVPASVVGAAAVTQDDVVESASKQATPKVKSEHLQATNIASAENNAQVVSDIEQTEGSDSEVVEGVALAAGATVLGGAAVVAGSGAEKATDGASTVAVQAPSGAQSLAAAGESQTESDIDPSIAAATVAAGAIPWAASVEGQAKDDVAIKADTMPKAQQAQVAQSVHQAIVSQQSQAQLAQATQQQGVVPTMPTELAAAQMQQMAASPNAAMVQDQAMLKAVMGAKAAGTLGQMAANKDGAQQGAESNTGFAQQLAQASGQQGPGALGQVRAEQAAQAPLQLNRELAGEQVAERVQMMMSKNLKNIDIRLDPPELGRMQIRMHMNGDAATVHFTVANQQARDVIEQSMPRLREMLAQQGVQLGDSSVQQQASGQQQRRYADNGQGNNGQGSSNQGFSGEENLEPDINLDLNVAAKRDGISYYA is encoded by the coding sequence ATGAATATCAATTTATCGTCGGTATCGGAAAGTCCTAAAGTGACCAAAGCCACCACAGAAGGTGGTGACGCGACCTCTGAATCTTCAGAATCAGGAGGCTTTTTCTCCAAACTTGCTGCGCTGATTAAAGGGGAAGGTGAGTCTGAAGGCAAAGTCGATAAAAGCCAAACTAAGGCGAGTGCTGAAGGCGAAGAAGTGAGTGTTGACGGGGACTCTGAGACTAAAAGTGTCAAAGTTGCTGCGACTGAAAGCCAAAGTACCGACGAGTTGCTGGAATCGGAAGAGACTCCATCTGCGAAGTCAGAAAAGGTAGCCTCTCAAGGTGAGGAGAGTGAATCAGCCAAACCTACGGTTTCCGATAAGCAAGTTGTTCAAGCCAATTCTCAGTCTGCTGAAAAAATCGTCTCAGATAACGACGAAGTATTGCAGCGACTCGATCACTCCAATAAAGCGCTTCAGCCAAAAGACGGCAAAGCGTTGCCACAAGATAATTCTGAGCAGCAGGTTGTCGCTGACAAATCTGCTCAAGGTGGTGAAGAAGCCGCGGCAGTGGGAGCGACTAAATTAACCAGTGATATGGACGACACCGATACTCAACAAGCCAATTCAAAGCAAAAGTCTGTTAACACTGAATCTGAAGTGACTCAAGCAGCGAAATCACAGCAACAAGAGACCGTTGTCGTCAAGTCTGCTGAGGGTGAGGAGGTTGTAGTTCCCGCCTCAGCGGAGCGCTTTGTACAGCAACCTTCAGAACAGAAAAATGATGAGTTAACTGAACAGCAGTCAAGCCCTGAGGTCCCTGCTTCGGTGGTAGGTGCTGCGGCAGTAACTCAAGATGATGTTGTAGAGTCAGCGAGTAAACAAGCAACACCTAAAGTTAAGAGTGAACACTTACAAGCTACAAATATCGCTAGTGCTGAAAACAATGCCCAAGTGGTTTCCGATATAGAGCAAACAGAAGGTTCGGACTCAGAAGTGGTTGAAGGGGTTGCGTTAGCAGCAGGAGCCACTGTGTTAGGTGGAGCGGCAGTCGTTGCGGGCTCTGGTGCCGAAAAAGCCACTGATGGTGCAAGTACAGTTGCGGTTCAAGCTCCGAGTGGCGCTCAATCACTCGCTGCGGCAGGTGAAAGCCAAACTGAATCAGATATTGACCCAAGTATTGCGGCAGCGACAGTAGCTGCTGGTGCGATTCCTTGGGCGGCCTCGGTAGAAGGCCAAGCAAAAGATGACGTAGCCATTAAAGCGGACACTATGCCTAAGGCTCAGCAGGCGCAAGTCGCTCAGTCCGTACATCAAGCCATCGTTAGCCAACAATCTCAAGCTCAGCTTGCACAAGCGACGCAGCAGCAGGGTGTTGTACCAACCATGCCCACTGAATTAGCTGCGGCTCAAATGCAGCAAATGGCAGCATCGCCAAATGCGGCTATGGTTCAAGACCAGGCCATGCTTAAGGCCGTTATGGGGGCGAAAGCAGCGGGTACGCTTGGGCAAATGGCAGCCAACAAAGATGGGGCTCAGCAAGGGGCAGAATCTAATACAGGTTTTGCTCAGCAATTGGCGCAAGCTTCAGGGCAGCAAGGCCCGGGCGCATTAGGTCAGGTAAGAGCTGAGCAAGCGGCTCAAGCACCGTTACAATTGAATCGAGAACTTGCAGGAGAGCAAGTGGCTGAGCGCGTACAGATGATGATGTCGAAGAACCTGAAAAACATCGATATTCGTCTTGATCCCCCAGAACTAGGCCGCATGCAAATTCGCATGCACATGAATGGTGATGCGGCGACAGTACACTTTACCGTTGCCAACCAGCAAGCCCGTGATGTGATTGAACAATCAATGCCAAGATTGCGCGAAATGCTTGCTCAACAGGGTGTACAATTAGGTGACAGTTCCGTTCAGCAGCAGGCTTCTGGTCAGCAGCAAAGACGCTACGCCGACAACGGACAAGGAAATAATGGTCAAGGTAGCAGCAATCAGGGCTTCTCTGGTGAAGAAAACCTTGAACCAGACATCAATCTTGATTTGAATGTCGCAGCAAAGCGTGATGGAATTAGCTATTACGCTTAA
- the fliL gene encoding flagellar basal body-associated protein FliL — protein MADEELETEAPKGKSKLLIIIIAVVVLLAGGGGAAFFLMGSDEPAEGQEAMQQEMAAPTDPVAYVNIPQPFLFNVTGDKKDRLVQIKVQLMVRGSENENLARYHSPLIESSLLSTFASATVDQLRTVNGRVELRDKATDDIKASLNRAVGQPVIERVLFTDFVMQ, from the coding sequence ATGGCAGACGAAGAACTCGAAACGGAAGCACCCAAAGGAAAAAGTAAGCTACTTATCATCATTATTGCTGTCGTAGTGTTACTTGCTGGTGGTGGCGGAGCTGCTTTCTTCTTGATGGGCTCAGATGAGCCAGCAGAGGGACAAGAAGCCATGCAACAAGAAATGGCTGCACCGACAGATCCAGTGGCTTACGTTAATATTCCCCAACCATTTTTATTTAATGTCACAGGTGATAAAAAAGATCGCCTAGTTCAGATTAAAGTCCAGCTCATGGTGCGTGGAAGTGAGAACGAAAACCTTGCCCGCTACCACTCGCCATTGATTGAAAGTTCGCTGTTAAGCACGTTTGCTTCAGCTACCGTAGACCAATTACGTACGGTGAATGGTCGAGTTGAGCTACGTGATAAAGCGACTGATGACATTAAAGCCAGTTTGAATCGAGCAGTGGGGCAGCCTGTGATTGAGCGGGTGCTGTTTACTGACTTTGTAATGCAATAG